The following coding sequences lie in one Flavobacterium sp. 20NA77.7 genomic window:
- a CDS encoding sensor of ECF-type sigma factor: protein MKTKFLYLFLFLFIANWGFSQDFKEKKEKIRGLKIAFISQKLNLTPEEAEKFWPVYNKYDTKIMDLKEGQMKLRLKKKELTDEEALKQIEEAEQAEAEIMALKKKMRTELIPIIGADKVVALERAEQEFHRKLLNKLKDRKGPPSPPRD, encoded by the coding sequence ATGAAAACCAAATTTTTATACTTATTCCTGTTTTTATTTATTGCAAATTGGGGATTTTCTCAAGATTTTAAAGAGAAAAAAGAAAAAATTAGAGGCTTGAAAATTGCATTTATCTCTCAAAAATTAAACTTAACTCCTGAAGAAGCTGAAAAATTTTGGCCAGTCTATAACAAGTACGATACTAAAATAATGGACTTGAAAGAAGGCCAAATGAAATTGCGATTAAAGAAAAAAGAGTTAACAGACGAAGAAGCACTTAAGCAAATTGAAGAAGCCGAACAAGCTGAAGCTGAAATCATGGCCTTAAAGAAAAAAATGCGCACAGAATTAATACCAATTATTGGTGCAGATAAAGTAGTCGCTTTAGAACGTGCCGAACAAGAATTTCATAGAAAATTATTGAATAAATTAAAAGATCGAAAAGGTCCACCTTCACCACCTAGAGATTAA
- a CDS encoding HAD family hydrolase: MIQTVIFDMDGVIVDTEPVHYYAYQQHFKQLGIQVSDEMYATFTGNSTKNVYQKLINHFEIQIPLDELVITKRNLFNNAFDTKKDLFLLEGVEKLIEQLFNEGKQLILASSSAKVTIDRVFTRFNLHRYFTHIVSGEDFPQSKPHPAIFEEAALLSGVTKDECLVIEDSTNGILAAKAAGLFCVGYRSINSKKQQYELADLVVDKFDDLKINF; the protein is encoded by the coding sequence ATGATTCAAACCGTAATTTTTGATATGGATGGCGTAATAGTAGATACTGAACCTGTTCATTATTATGCTTATCAGCAACATTTTAAACAATTAGGAATTCAAGTTTCGGATGAAATGTACGCTACATTTACAGGAAATTCAACCAAAAACGTATATCAAAAATTAATCAATCACTTTGAAATTCAAATCCCTTTAGATGAGCTGGTTATAACTAAACGAAACTTATTTAATAATGCATTTGACACTAAAAAAGATTTGTTTTTACTTGAAGGAGTCGAAAAGTTAATTGAACAGTTATTTAATGAGGGAAAACAATTAATTCTGGCTTCATCTTCCGCTAAAGTAACTATTGACAGAGTATTTACTAGATTTAATTTGCATCGCTATTTTACACATATCGTTTCTGGAGAAGATTTTCCTCAATCTAAACCTCATCCAGCTATATTTGAAGAAGCTGCACTATTATCAGGCGTGACAAAAGATGAGTGTCTTGTTATAGAAGACAGTACAAATGGAATACTAGCTGCAAAAGCGGCTGGTTTATTTTGTGTGGGATACAGAAGTATAAATTCTAAAAAACAGCAATATGAATTAGCTGATTTAGTTGTAGATAAATTTGATGACTTAAAAATTAATTTTTAA
- a CDS encoding RNA polymerase sigma factor: MEQEKQFIADLCHPKTQQAAFKKLVQEYQKPLYYHIRAIVLNHDDTDDVLQNTFIKVFANIQQFKGESKLYSWMYRIATNEALSFIQQRAKKQGISNEELQSKAIQKLESDVYFEGEAIQLKLQKAIALLPEKQQLVFKMKYFQEMKYEYMSEILETSVGALKASYHHAVKKIEEYLKQD, from the coding sequence GTGGAGCAAGAAAAGCAATTCATAGCAGATTTATGTCACCCAAAGACACAACAAGCAGCCTTTAAAAAGTTAGTGCAAGAGTATCAAAAACCTTTGTATTATCATATCAGGGCTATTGTTTTGAATCATGATGACACTGATGATGTATTGCAAAACACATTTATAAAAGTATTTGCCAACATTCAGCAATTTAAAGGCGAAAGCAAATTGTATTCTTGGATGTATAGAATTGCTACCAATGAGGCCTTGTCTTTTATACAGCAACGAGCTAAAAAACAAGGTATATCGAATGAAGAATTACAATCAAAAGCGATACAGAAATTAGAAAGTGACGTATATTTTGAAGGTGAAGCTATCCAACTAAAATTACAAAAAGCAATTGCTCTTTTACCTGAAAAACAACAATTAGTATTTAAAATGAAATATTTTCAAGAAATGAAATATGAATACATGAGTGAAATTCTAGAAACAAGTGTAGGTGCTTTAAAAGCAAGTTACCACCATGCCGTAAAAAAAATTGAAGAATATTTAAAACAAGATTAA